TTTCTAGACTCTCCTATATAGTCTGGCAAGTGTGGTTTTTAAAGGTTCTGCTTGTTTATTGTTAGAATAGGGGCCAGTTTATCTTCTAATCCAATGTACTCCACTACTTGAAAGTGCTAACATTCTTTTCTATACCGAAATGAAATCATCTTCCTGGATCTTCTGTTTACTACTTGTAACTCAATAGGACTCAAAAGATTTTAATGAGGAGCCTCATATCCATGATTCAGTTTCATGCATGTGGAATCTCAAAGTTAAGAAGGTGTGGTTCCACGTATCTGCTTGTAGTAAGTGCATGGGGATGGAAAATGAAATTCACAAGAATTAAGAatattgaggggcaccttggtggtgcagttggttaagcatctgacttcagcctacatcatgatctcacagttcatgggttcgagctccacattgggctctgtgctaagggcttggagcctgggtcctgctttggatcctgtgtcttcctctctctctgcccctcccctgctcacgttctgtctctctctctctctccgaaaataaataaacactaaaaaaatttaagaatatcaaATTGGTTCAAGGATAAATGTAACATGGTTATGTATTGATTTTTGAAGGACACATATACATAACTATTATGATATTAATAACATTACTTGAGATGACTCAATGCaattaatttcaattttgaaTTGTCTGCATATAAACAGAATATAAATCTTTACAATTCTAGTTTATACTCTAATGAAGACATATAAATGTCTCTAATTGAAATTGATAGTTTCCAGGGGTTATACTCATCTGCTAGGTTGATTTCAGTACTAAAGACCTGATGATGAAgtaccaaagagagagagagagaagtattaTGATTTCTGGTACAAGGAATTGAGTGGTTAAGATGGTTTTCCTActacagaaaatttaaagaaattaggaGTAATCTAATCAAAGGTGGAAAGGAGTCTAATTGTGACTGTGGagtctttccaaataaatttataaacaagtatctttatttgtgaaatgagagCTTTGATGTGATAATCTCTGGGTGTCCATTATTAGTACTAGTGTGAAATGACACTATTGCCACCATACATGACATGGAGACACACTGTAATAGAAATACAATTTGAGCCTAGAAGAGAGGAAATGatgaaatgtttctgttttaatatatattaaatttataatattatatattaaattaaaataaaatattaaataatatttaatatatatatttagtgtaGTTCACACATGACATCTTATATGTGTTTGTTGcccatgtggatgtcctctttgggaaaatgtttattcacgTCCTCTGCcccttttaaaatcagattatttgtatctttttgggttctgtttaagtttttaattatattttggatattaacccctgattggatatgtcctttgcaaatatcttcttgtaTTCAGtatattacttttttgttttgttgatggtttcctataCTGTGCAAATGATGGGATATTTTAATGGAGGAATTACAACTGTGATTTAGTTATTCAAGATCTTTGTAGGAAAGGTTGGAGTTGGACACAGGACACTGTAAGAAAAATCCTGGAGCTGGTGTTTGCTTGGCATAGTTGGCCAATAGCCACTATCATGCTTTGCACTGACCACATTTTTTCTGTGATTTCAGGGATAATAATTGACTGTGTTAAGATTTCTGGCACACAATTATGTATGAATTTGAAGAAGTCACAAGAACTACACAAGTAACAGAACACATTTTGTTCACCTTATGCACATATAAAAAATTCCAAGTATTTTTTGTGTAGCCTTATCTCTTTTTATGACATTTGGGATATTCCCTTTGCTCAAAGCATCACATTGTCAATTTTTCCCCCAGAATGGCCAATGAACAGTACAGTTATTGGCAGAAGGGTCTCCGCATAGGAATTCACATGTCAGTGGAGGCTGGTGATGGCAGTTGGGCTGTGGCCAAGATGCAGGTGCACATCTTGGGGGGCTAGCTGAAGGTGAGTGTAGTGGTACAAGCTAGTGACAGGAGTCAAGGCCAAATCTGGGACCACATGCAGcgaattcaaaatatataaagaacccatacAAATCAATGATTTCAAAAATACAACCCAAATGAAATAATGGGCAAAGGgcctgaataaaaattttttttccgaaagaagacatacaaacggccaataggtatatgaaaagatgttcaacatcattactcatcagagaaatacaaatcaaaactacaatgagatattatctcaCACCTAAGATAGGTTAGAATGGCTGTTatagaaatgtaaaaggaaaagaagtattggtgaagatgtgagAAGAGGGAACCTTTGTACATTGTTGATGAGAATCTGAACCGGTGCAATTACTATGGAAAatactatggaggttcctcaaagaattaaaaataggaagcaacccaagtgaatggataaagaagctgtggcatgtgtgtgtgcgtgcacacacacaacgGAATAATACACAGCCACAAAAactgaaatatggccatttgcaacaacatggataattTAGGGGGTActgtgctaagcaaaatgagtcattcagagaaagacagataccatttAATTAACTTACATGTACAGTTTAAGAAATAGGTGAACAAAACAATGGAGAcgaacaaaaaaccagactccgAAATATAGAAGACACACTGGTGACTGATGGACAGGAGGTTGCGGGGGAGGGAATGCATGAAACagatgaagggaattaagagtacactttcATGATGAGCAATGAGttatatatagaattgttgaatcactgtactgtactcctgaaactaatatggcACTGCATgataattatacttgaataaaagatggttgaaaatttaaatatatataagaaaactaCTGTATAATTCAGGGATCCTACTTCTGGATATATGGCCAAAGGAGTTGATGTGAAGATATTGAGGAGATGTCtgtactcccatgttcactgcagcgtTATTTATTGCAgctaaaaaacaagataaaaaaacaacctaagtgtccactgatgaatgaatggataaagaaaatgtggtatataaataatGGATTATTGCTGAGCCTTAGAAAAGGAAATCCTGAAATatgtgacaacacagatgaacctggaggacattgtACTACAGAAAATAAGTCAGatgcagaaagacaaatgctatatgatctTATTTgtatgaggaatctaaaataatcaaacttaTAGGGCTGGAGAGTAGAATAGTGGCCACTAAGGGctaggaagagacagaaaggggaaggTGTCAAAGTATAACAAATTTAATTACTGCTAGCcaaataagttctagagatctactGTACAACATAGGGTCTGCTGTTAGAGCACTATATTGTATAGTTAAAACTTTTCTGAGAGGGTAGACCTTACTTATGTTAAGTGCTcttacagcaaaagaaaacagaaataaaggggTTAGAGGAAACTTCTGGGGATGGTGTATATGTTTATGGCCTCAGTTGTGAGGATTGTTTCATGAGTGTATGCTTATCTTTAATCTCTTCAAGTCATATACATTAAATGTGCACAGCTTTTTGTATGTTAATCATAATTGAATAAAGTgggtttaaaaaagaatgtatttctttGATTCAAAATTTTACTGAATGACTTTAATAGATGAGATGAATAGAATATTAGACATGGCAGATGAAAAATTAGCAAATTTGAAGATATAGAAACTTACAAATCACACGCAAAGAAAATAAGCCAGCTAAAATTGAAAAGAGCATCACTGAAATGGAGGACAGATTCAGGCAATCCAACAAGCTTATAATTAGATTGCTGAAGCAAAAGCTTATATGTCGAGAGGGAtgacaaaaaaagatttaaggaaaTGATGGCCAGACTTTtccaaattttatgaaaacagaaccaaaaatctCAGCAAAATCCAAGCTctagaaacatgaaaaatctaCACAAGATACATATAAATTGCTGAAAACCagtataaagagaaaatcttaaaaacagccaaaaggaaaaattacacGTTTCATACTGAGGAACAAAGATAAAGATAACATAAAATTCTCTTTGTGGAGATAGGTAAATGAGAATACGGTAATACAAGGACTTTTAACGGACTGTGAATAAAAACCTGCCAACCTAGAATTTGATACCTtcaaactgtctttcaaaaatgaaggtatacaaaagataaaagaattaatcACTAGCAAGCATACAGAATGATAACTGGTACAGTCAATCCttccaagagaaagagaataataaCAGATGGAAATATGCAGATCTACGCAAAAGAATAAAGAGCACTGGAAATAGTAACTATATCGTAGgtatatgatatttattttaattatttaaatgtctgAATGATAATCAATTCTTTCAGCAAAAATAGTAACAGTGCACTGTGGGGTTCATAACAtatgtaaaaggaaaatatatgataataatataaaaactaaggGAGTAGAAATAGAAGTGTACTATTAAAAGTTTCTTATAGGTGAAGTGATAAAACTGTCACTTGGAGGTCGATAATGATAAGGTAAAGATATATACTATAAACACTAAAGCaaccaatgaaataaaagtcaaaagtTATAGCTAAGAAGCCAACagaagagataaaatggaattatcACAATGGGGCAGTAGGAAACTTTTGGGTTGATGTNNNNNNNNNNNNNNNNNNNNNNNNNNNNNNNNNNNNNNNNNNNNNNNNNNNNNNNNNNNNNNNNNNNNNNNNNNNNNNNNNNNNNNNNNNNNNNNNNNNNGGGAAACAAGGAAAgacaattgtaaaaaaaatctttgttgtttaagcttttctttcttgACATATGTACTTTGGGATTCTGTAAATTTTGTCACTCTAGGGCACTCATGGAAAATATACCTTTGAAGACTTGTAACAAAGTATTGTGTGGGCTACTGATAATGATGGCAGTGTGTTACCATATGCAGTGAAATGGCACTTATGTTATATTTCTGCTGAAATTTCTCATTTCCAAATATGAACAACTAAATGTCCTCTGAGACTCTGTTATGATTTTAATTCCTGCTTCCTTTTTCCATACTCCTCTAAATGAATTCTCAGTGTTCCagaggtttgtttttttgaaCTCTGTGTGTCCTCACTGGGGACAGTAAGTAGCCCTGTGGTAAATATATCATCAGGGCATTTGAATGTATTCTCATTTATGGCTGCAGTGATCGTCAGCTACTCTGAAAGGTAGGGAGCAATTGGTTGATGGGAAAGTGACTAACAACAGAGTCCAAAGGAAAGTGACCTTTGTTGTCTCTTCTTCCTGACTTTCTTGTGGTATGGATTCATAACTGACCAAATTTGATATTTATCATGGACTATGTCATTGTACCCCATAGAATGGATCTAAATATGTTCAGgaattttaaatggttatatcAGCAAATTCTAGTGCATATTTGTGAAAGTTTCTATTGTCTTGATCTAGGATTTATCAGTCCAATTGCTATAGGGGAAAACTATATCAGTTAATCCTCCATAGTTTAGAAATCTGTCTTCCATgacaaaaattattcttaataattTCCTGTTAATTTAAGACTAAAGGCATTCATTGATTTCTTTGATAGTTCAAGGAAAAGTACGCCTCAAGTGAGAGTGTTCTTCCCCACCCTTCTTTTCATTAGCCTAGGAGAAAGATTCTGACTGTTGGAAGAAAAGAGACACGAATTTTCAAAGAAGCTGTTTCCTGTGAGCTGCTTCTTGTTGAGTACTTGACCATGAGAATGACTTGTAGTCTAACAGGTCACGTATTTAAAGCAGAGACTGGTTATGTTTAAGTTTGTGTTGTGGGTCATGCCTAGTGAATGTAATAGGTTGAGCTAGATCAAGGAATTAAGTAAAGTATAATATACTATGGTGGCTTACTCATTAGAACACTGATTTCCAACAGATGCCCAGGCTCATTCCCCAAAGATTGAGTATCAAGTCACTGGCTTCTAGCTACACATTggcattaaaagaaacaaacaatacaaTGTTCCTCTAGGGATTGCAATGGGAAGAAAGGTGTAATTCCATCACACCAAAATCTTCCAGTGTACAAAAATATTCCCAGAAAACAATATTGAAGGGTAATTTGTGACtaagagcagaaggaaaaactGTTCTACCCGGTGGGTAGAGTGAGAGGGAAACTGACTCACCTAGTAAAGGTTTATTCATTGATTTTGCACAACAAAGTCATGTAACGATGCCCCCAGCTCCTGACATTTAGATACGATTTCTCTTAAACCCAAGGACCGGGTATTTATGAGATATTGTGATAAACCAGGTTTCCTGCTTATTCTTAAGGTCTTGGGTAAACAATCAGGCTGGACCAACTTCAGAGAATTAACTGGTTTGGAACATGCGAATAGGAAAATGTTCCGCCCAccccagtttcttttctttttagtttttatttatttgtttgtttgtttagagatcatgcacaagtgggagaggggcagagagaaagagacacagaatcccaagcaggctccacatcatcagtgcagagcccgatgtggggctgcaactcatgaactgtaagaacGTGACCTAAAccggatcaagagttggatgctgaactgactgagccacccaggtgcccctccccccatactttctatttttagagGGCTAAAGTCAGTACATAGGAGAGCTTCATATATTGCACATTATACCTGAAGTATAGAAATTAACACTGTGACCCCATAAAAATATTCTCTGTGGGATGACAATCTTCATTGTTATCTGTTAGTTTTATATATGTTATGTGCTaacaataattttcatttttcattctttaccTTATggacttattaaaaatattattttccaaagaagtaaagttgcacattaaaaattattttcaaaaataaacaataagccTTAGATTTTTACAATTTAATAACAGGAAAAGTTCAAagtcatttataatacagtatttaaataatataaaatgaaccCTCATTCAGAACTGTAGCTACAAgtagtcattatttattttttaaatagtggccatcatttaaatgttttattctttgatgATAAGAATCACTTGATGACAGTGTTTTCTGTTTAACATATCCAACAGAGTCGATGACAGAGAAATGGAGATAAACATGGAGGTGAGGAATGAGACAACAATCCATGAATTCATTCTGGAAGGGTTTCCTGCCATCCAGCACCTGGGCAACATCTTCTTCCTGATGCATCTGCTGGCATACCTCGCCTCTGTCACAGGAAATATGgtgatcatcatcatcacttgGGCTGACCATCACCTCCAGACACCAATGTACATTTTACTCAGCACGTTCTCCTTCTCTGAATGCTGTCTTATCACCACAGTTATTCCTAAACTGCTGTCCATCTTTCTTTCAGGAAGGCAAACAATTTCCTTTACTTCTTGTTTCACACaagccttttcttttctgtttcttgggtcaataattttcttccttatggCTGTGATGTCCTTCGATCAATACCTGGCCATTTGCAAACCTCTGCACTACCCAGCCATCATGAACCTCAGGGTCAGTTTCCTCCTGGTTTTCTTCTGCAATGCTTTGTCCTTCATCTTCATCCTTGGTTTGGTGCTCAAGGTTTCCCAGTTATCCTTCTGTGGCCCCAatgtcatttctcatttcttttgtgacCTCGGCTCCCTGATTCATCTCTCTTGTTCTGACACTGGGTCTGTTGAAATGTATGTCTCTTCCTTGCTCTACTTGTCATTCTGATATGTCTCATTTTAACCATCATTGCATACAGCAACATAGTAGTCACAATTGTGCGACTCCCATCAGCCAGGGAGCGACAGAAAGctttctccacctgctcctctcACCTCACTGTCCTCTCTCTGATGTACGGCAgctgtgtatttatatatgtgaaaccaaagcaaacaaacagggTGGACTCCAACAGGGAGGCTGCCCTTGTGAACACAGTGGTGACCCCACTGCTGAACCCTGTCATCTACACTCTGCGGAACAAGCTGGTCCACCAGGCTCTGAGGGATGCTCTGTCCAGAGTGAGGTTGCAGAAACAGAACTTTAGAAGGTAAGTGGATCTTCCTGGTCTTCTAGTTCAATTTCTCATTACTGCAGAAATCTGTTCTATAGAATCTCTACATATAGTGATCTAGCACATGCTAATTTTCATCTGGCTGGGTACATCTTACTTTACAATGTAATACTTTTCACTATTTGAAAATTCatctttgttctctatattacGCTGAAAGATATCTTGATGTTCTACTCAGTGGTGTTTTATGAATTCAATTCAGACAACATTTATGGAGAACCTAGTATACATAAATCatataatacaaaaattttaagctaagaatttaaaacactgtcaatcaaacaataaaaataattgctggTACATTCTTATGCTTGAGTTTTCTGATACctaaaaaacatagaaaacattACCATTTTATGTATTCGTGGcttgaaattttagaaacaaattgTTTCTGAAAATTACATAAAGTCACATAATCTCATGAAAACTAATGGTATTTCATTAATTGTACCTTTTATGTAAATGAGCCAGCAGTAGCTGGTTCTTTCTTTGGGTCACTTGGTTTTAGAGGCATAAATAGCTCAGTGTAATTCTA
The genomic region above belongs to Suricata suricatta isolate VVHF042 chromosome 2, meerkat_22Aug2017_6uvM2_HiC, whole genome shotgun sequence and contains:
- the LOC115273130 gene encoding LOW QUALITY PROTEIN: olfactory receptor 6C74-like (The sequence of the model RefSeq protein was modified relative to this genomic sequence to represent the inferred CDS: inserted 1 base in 1 codon) → MEINMEVRNETTIHEFILEGFPAIQHLGNIFFLMHLLAYLASVTGNMVIIIITWADHHLQTPMYILLSTFSFSECCLITTVIPKLLSIFLSGRQTISFTSCFTQAFSFLFLGSIIFFLMAVMSFDQYLAICKPLHYPAIMNLRVSFLLVFFCNALSFIFILGLVLKVSQLSFCGPNVISHFFCDLGSLIHLSCSDTGSVEMYVXFLALLVILICLILTIIAYSNIVVTIVRLPSARERQKAFSTCSSHLTVLSLMYGSCVFIYVKPKQTNRVDSNREAALVNTVVTPLLNPVIYTLRNKLVHQALRDALSRVRLQKQNFRR